A region from the Lycium barbarum isolate Lr01 chromosome 8, ASM1917538v2, whole genome shotgun sequence genome encodes:
- the LOC132607375 gene encoding protein trichome birefringence-like, producing the protein MAETAKYTPINGGTLITDLKTHFSVLKTKRTVACAYGFVLVFIVVTTFLAFSPSNNPSSPWFTNIFSLNKEENGSYRSHFSSIFSNLFPKSSQQVENLSSNVPRTSNNKFEQPHLDKKPSIGQKTQNYTQNNESFDKVGVFEKPLNLSVNVPTNSSVLSNKESSVVKNQTQSTDFDDKVGILKANHSTIQAPKSPATVNETQTKDFVDKVGILEANDSTIQAPKYPATVNETQSKDFDDKVGIFKANQSRIEGPKSPATVNQTHNKDFDDKVGIFKANQKQNSAPKSSSEEKSVNKNGEKGIAEKEVRRNYTSSLGKKQIKGTNLEKKRDGDLVKSLLNCDFFDGNWVTDESYPLYKPGSCSLIDEQFNCFRNDRPDTGYLKMKWKPKACSLPRLNATHMLELLRGKRLVFVGDSLNRNMWESLICILRNSVKNQKKVYEVSGRHHFRTEASYSFIFEEYKCRVEFFVSPFLVQQWEVADKKGGKKETLRLDLIGESADKYKDADILVFNTGHWWTHEKTSLGKDYYQEGSHMHNELNVLEAFRRALTTWGRWIDAHINPKKTFVLFRGYSASHFSGGQWNSGGACDSETEPIKNDTYLTPYPSKMTVLENVFKGMKTQVSYLNITRMSDYRKDGHPSIYRKPHLTDKERRAQWRYQDCSHWCLPGVPDAWNELLYAEILVRLHQKQQEKKS; encoded by the exons ATGGCAGAAACAGCAAAATATACACCTATCAATGGTGGAACTCTAATAACAGACTTGAAAACTCACTTTTCAGTTCTTAAAACAAAAAGAACTGTTGCTTGTGCATATGGTTTTGTGTTAGTTTTCATTGTTGTCACTACTTTCTTGGCTTTTAGTCCTTCTAATAACCCTTCTTCTCCATGGTTCACTAACATTTTTTCtttaaacaaagaagaaaatGGTTCTTATAGATCTCACTTCTCTTCAATTTTCTCTAACCTTTTCCCAAAATCTTCACAGCAAGTTGAGAATCTTAGTTCTAATGTTCCAAGAACTTCAAACAACAAATTTGAGCAACCCCATTTGGATAAAAAGCCATCAATTGGTCAAAAAACTCAAAATTATACTCAGAATAATGAGTCTTTTGATAAAGTTGGAGTCTTTGAAAAGCCCTTAAATCTTTCTGTAAATGTACCTACAAATTCTTCTGTGTTGAGTAATAAAGAATCATCAGTTGTGAAGAATCAAACTCAAAGTACAGATTTTGATGATAAAGTTGGAATCTTGAAAGCAAATCACAGCACAATTCAGGCTCCCAAGTCTCCAGCAACTGTAAATGAGACTCAAACTAAAGATTTTGTTGATAAAGTTGGAATCTTGGAAGCAAATGACAGCACAATTCAGGCTCCTAAGTATCCAGCAACTGTAAATGAGACTCAAAGTAAAGATTTTGATGATAAAGTTGGAATCTTTAAGGCAAATCAGAGCAGAATTGAGGGTCCTAAGTCTCCAGCAACTGTAAATCAGACTCATAATAAAGATTTTGATGATAAAGTTGGAATCTTCAAGGCAAATCAGAAGCAAAATTCAGCACCAAAGTCCTCTTCTGAGGAAAAAAGTGTTAACAAGAATGGAGAAAAAGGAATTGCAGAAAAGGAAGTGAGGAGAAATTATACTTCTTCTCTGGGGAAGAAGCAGATAAAGGGGACAAATTTGGAAAAGAAAAGAGATGGAGATTTGGTTAAGTCTTTGTTGAATTGTGATTTCTTTGATGGGAATTGGGTGACAGATGAATCATACCCTTTGTATAAACCTGGTTCTTGTTCTCTTATTGATGAACAATTCAACTGTTTTCGTAATGATAGGCCTGATACTGGTTACTTGAAGATGAAATGGAAACCCAAGGCCTGTAGTCTTCCCAG ATTGAATGCCACTCATATGCTGGAATTGTTAAGAGGAAAGCGTCTAGTATTCGTTGGCGATTCCCTCAATAGGAACATGTGGGAGTCCCTTATTTGCATTCTTAGAAACTCAGTAAAAAATCAGAAAAAGGTTTATGAAGTATCCGGAAGACACCATTTCAGGACGGAAGCTTCATATTCGTTTATATTCGAA GAGTATAAATGCAGAGTTGAGTTCTTTGTGTCTCCTTTCTTGGTCCAACAATGGGAAGTTGCAGATAAAAAAGGAGGGAAGAAGGAAACGCTCCGACTTGATTTGATTGGAGAGTCTGCTGATAAGTATAAAGATGCTGATATCCTAGTCTTCAACACCGGCCACTGGTGGACTCACGAGAAGACTTCCTTAGG GAAGGACTATTATCAAGAAGGAAGTCATATGCATAATGAACTAAACGTTCTTGAGGCCTTTCGAAGAGCATTAACAACATGGGGAAGATGGATCGATGCCCATATAAATCCCAAGAAGACGTTTGTTCTCTTCAGAGGTTATTCCGCTTCTCATTTCAG TGGCGGGCAATGGAATTCTGGCGGGGCATGCGATAGTGAAACAGAGCCGATAAAGAACGACACGTATTTGACCCCCTACCCGTCCAAGATGACAGTATTAGAAAACGTCTTCAAAGGAATGAAAACTCAagtatcatatctcaatattacAAGAATGTCAGACTATAGAAAAGACGGACACCCATCGATATATAGGAAACCGCATTTGACGGACAAGGAGAGGAGAGCACAATGGAGGTATCAAGACTGTAGCCATTGGTGTCTCCCCGGTGTACCTGATGCTTGGAATGAGCTGTTATATGCTGAAATTTTGGTAAGACTACACCAGAAACAACAAGAGAAAAAGTCATAG